Part of the Pseudomonas sp. Leaf58 genome is shown below.
CATGCCGACGGTGACATGTACCCGCCCAGCCGCGACCAGTTCTCCACCTTCCTGGTGCGCGACTTACCGTTCTGCTGGTTCTACGAGTTTCGCCTTGCCGGTCGTTTGATGGCGGTAGCGGTGTGCGACCTGCTGCCCAATGGCCTGTCAGCGGTGTACACCTTCTACGAACCCGATGAAGAGCGCCGCAGCCTGGGCCGCTTCGCCATCCTCTGGCAGATCACCGAAGCCCTGCGTCAAAACCTGGAGGCGGTTTACCTGGGTTACTGGATCAAGAACTGCAAGAAAATGAACTATAAGACGCAGTATCGGCCTATCGAGTTGTTGATAAACCAGCGCTGGGTCACCCTCAACTGAAAGCATTGGCTTGACACACAGTTTTCGGGCATAATCCACGCCACTTTTTTGCCCGGTGCGGTTATGCGTCGGGCCAACACTGGATCCGAGGGTTCTACTGCATGTCGAAAGAAGACAGCTTCGAAATGGAAGGTACTGTCGTCGACACCCTGCCCAACACCATGTTCCGCGTGGAGTTGGAAAACGGGCACGTCGTAACCGCGCACATCTCCGGAAAGATGCGCAAAAACTACATCCGTATTCTCACTGGCGACAAGGTTCGCGTCGAGCTGACGCCCTACGACCTGAGCAAGGGCCGCATCACTTACCGTGCGCGCTAAGCTCCAGCCATAAAAAAGCCCGGCCATGTGCCGGGCTTTTTTGTACCTGCAAGATTGCAAGGGGCTGCTTGGCAGCCCTTCAGGGGCAAGCCCGCGCCTACAGGTACCGCTTAATGGGCCGCTAAGCGGCCCCAGCCGTTTACGCCACCTCAGCCGTGGTCTCGAAGTCGAACACCAGTTCGCCATCGCGCAGGTCGACGTGCACCACGCCGCCATGCTCGGCCAGCTCGCCAAACAAGATCTCCTCAGCCAGTGGCCGCTTGATCTTGTCCTGGATCAGCCGCGCCATCGGCCGCGCACCCATCTGCACGTCATAGCCCGAAGCCGCCAGCCAGCCGCGCGCGTCGTCGCTGACTTCCAGCAGTACACGCTTGTCTTCCAGCTGCGCCTGAAGTTCGATAAGGAACTTGTCGACGATGCTCTTGATCGTCTCGTGGCTCAGGCGGCCGAACTGGATGATAGTGTCCAGGCGGTTCCGGAACTCCGGCGTGAAGCTCTTGCGGATGACTTCCATGGCATCGGACGCATGGTCCTGATGGGTGAAGCCGATCGAGGCCCGCGCAGCAGTTTCAGCACCGGCGTTGGTGGTCATGATCAGGATCACGTTACGGAAGTCAGCCTTGCGCCCGTTGTTGTCGGTCAGGGTACCGTGGTCCATCACCTGCAGCAGCAAGTTGAAGACTTCTGGGTGGGCCTTCTCGATTTCGTCGAGCAGCAAAACGCAGTGCGGTTGCTTGGTGATGGCCTCGGTCAGCAAACCACCCTGGTCGAAGCCAACATAACCAGGCGGGGCACCGATCAGGCGCGACACGGTGTGGCGCTCCATGTACTCGGACATATCGAAGCGCACCAACTCTACGCCCAGCGCCTTGGCCAGCTGCCGCGCCGCTTCGGTCTTGCCGACGCCGGTAGGGCCAGCGAACAGGAACGAACCAACGGGCTTGTCGGGCGACTTCAGGCCGGCACGGGACAGCTTGATGGCGGTGGCCAGCGAGTCGATCGCCTGATCCTGACCAAATACCGTCAGCTTCAGGTCGCGCTCCAGATTACGCAGCAACTCCTTGTCGGAACTGGTGACATGCTTTGGCGGAATCCGCGCAATCTTGGCGACGATGTCCTCAACTTGGGGCACGTCGATGCGCTTGACACGGTTGGCCTCCGGCTGCAGGCGCTGGTAGGCACCGGCCTCGTCGATCACGTCGATGGCCTTGTCCGGCATGTGCCGGTCATTGATGTAGCGCGAGGCCAGCTCGGCAGCAGCGCGCAGGGCTTCGTCGCTGTACTCGATGTTGTGGTGGCTTTCAAAACGCCCCTTCAGGCCGCGCAGGATGCCCACGGTGTCTTCGACCGACGGCTCACTGACATCGACCTTCTGGAAGCGCCGCGCCAGGGCACGGTCCTTCTCGAAGATGCCGCGAAACTCCTGGAAGGTGGTGGAGCCAATGCAACGGATCTCGCCCGACGACAGCAGTGGCTTGAGCAGGTTGGACGCATCCATCACCCCGCCCGAAGCCGCACCGGCACCGATGATGGTGTGAATTTCGTCGATGAACAAAATCGCTTGCGGGCGCTTGCGCAGCTCGCCCAGCAGCGCCTTGAAGCGCTTCTCGAAATCACCGCGGTACTTGGTACCGGCCAGCAAGGCACCCAGGTCGAGGGAATACACCACGCTCTGTGACAACAGGTCGGGCACCTGACCATCAACGATGCGCTTGGCCAGGCCTTCGGCGATAGCGGTCTTGCCGACGCCAGCCTCACCCACCAACAGCGGGTTGTTCTTGCGCCGGCGGGCAAGGATTTGCGCCACGCGCTCCACTTCCTGCTCGCGGCCTACCAACGGGTCGATACGGCCGGCACGGGCCAGCTCGTTCAGGTTGCTGGCATAGGCATCCAGCGGGTTGCTCGAAGAGGAGGTTTCGCCACCCTCTTCGTCCTGCATTTCCTGGTCGCTTTCAGACTGCGGACCATGGCCCGGCACCTTGGAGATGCCATGGGCGATGTAGTTGACCACGTCGATGCGGGCCACGCTCTGCTGCTTGAGCAGAAACACAGCCTGGCTTTCCTGTTCGCTGAAGATCGCCACCAGCACGTTGGCGCCGGTGACTTCACGCTTACCGGAGCTTTGCACATGGAACACAGCACGCTGCAATACGCGCTGGAAGCCCAGGGTCGGCTGAGTTTCGCGGTCTTCATCGTTGACCGGAATCAGGGGCGTGGTGGAATCGATGAACTCTTGCAGGTCGTGCTTGAGTTTGTCGAGATTGGCGCCACAGGCGCGCAGAACGGTCGCGGCAGCCTCATTGTCAAGGAGTGCTAGCAGCAGATGTTCGACGGTCATGAACTCATGACGTTTCGAACGAGCCTCCTTGAAGGCAAGATTGAGGGTGACTTCGAGCTCGCGGTTTAACATAGCTTCACCTCATACCCAAGTGGTCGGCGATTAACCGTCCTTCTCGATTTCACAGAGTAGCGGATGCTGGCTTTCCCTGGCGTATTGGTTGACCTGCATGGCCTTTGTTTCGGCGATGTCACGGGTAAACAATCCGCACACTGCCCGCCCTTCGGTATGGACGGTCAGCATGATCTTGGTCGCCAGCTCGCGGTTCAGACTGAAGAACGTCTCGAGCACTTCGACGACGAAATCCATTGGCGTGTAGTCATCGTTGAACAAAACCACCTTGTACATCGGTGGCGCCTGCAGGATCGGCTTGGCTTCCTGAACTGCAAGACCTGAGCCGTCGTCCTCATTCGATTGCGGGCGATCCTGATTGAATGTTAGTCGAATCTCACTAGGTACATGCATGGAAAGAATTTCATCATGAGCGTCAGGTTAAGGTTGTGGGTTGACTGCACAGGCCGCAGCCGGCGCAGGCGCCGCGTGACCTTGACTATCGGCAAAACGGTGTTACAACCAATAAGAACCCACCGTGGTCGATAAAGATCCGCGCAGTCAACCAGATTTTTCGCAAGGTTCGTATGCGGATGAAGTGGATGATACTCCAGTGATGGAGTCCTTTGCAGAGGGACATAGGGATGGCAAGCGGTAAAGTCAAGTGGTTCAACAATGCCAAGGGCTATGGATTCATCAATGAAGAGGGCAAGGACGAAGACTTGTTCGCTCATTACTCAGCCATCCAGATGGACGGATACAAGACCCTCAAGGCCGGCCAGGCCGTGAGCTTCGACATCGTCCAGGGCCCCAAAGGCCTGCATGCGATCAACATCGCCAGCGCCTCCACTGCCGCACCTGCGCCAGCTAGCGCACGACCAGCCAGCAGCACTGCCGACGCCTGAAATTGCCGCGCTGCCTGCTGGTAAACGAAAAGACCGGCCGCCTCCTTAACCAGAGGCGGCCGGTTTTCGTTGCCTTACATGTGCTTGATCATTTCATCGCCAAACCCTGAACTGCTTACCAACTTGGCCCCGTCCATCAGCCGTTCGAAATCATAGGTCACGGTTTTGGCAGCAATTGCGCCATTGGTGCCCTTGATGATCAAGTCGGCCGCCTCGGTCCAGCCCATGTGGCGCAGCATCATCTCTGCCGAGAGAATCACCGACCCCGGGTTGACCTTGTCCTGCCCGGCATACTTGGGCGCGGTACCATGGGTGGCTTCGAACATGGCCACGGTATCGGACAAGTTGGCACCAGGGGCGATGCCGATACCGCCCACTTCCGCCGCCAGGGCATCGGACAGGTAGTCACCATTGAGGTTGAGGGTGGCGATCACGTCGTATTCGGCCGGGCGCAGCAGAATCTGCTGTAGCATGGCGTCGGCAATGGCGTCCTTGACGATGACCTCGCGGCCGGTTTTCGGGTTTTTGAACTTCATCCAAGGGCCGCCATCGAGCAGTTCGGCGCCGAACTCATCACGTGCCACTTCGTA
Proteins encoded:
- a CDS encoding arginyltransferase gives rise to the protein MTELARLKFYATQPHSCSYLPDEQATTLFLDPSQPMDVNVYADLSEMGFRRSGDHLYRPHCQNCNACVPARIPAARFLPNRQQRRILKRNADLTVTAARPAFKEEYFDLYRHYIETRHADGDMYPPSRDQFSTFLVRDLPFCWFYEFRLAGRLMAVAVCDLLPNGLSAVYTFYEPDEERRSLGRFAILWQITEALRQNLEAVYLGYWIKNCKKMNYKTQYRPIELLINQRWVTLN
- the infA gene encoding translation initiation factor IF-1 produces the protein MSKEDSFEMEGTVVDTLPNTMFRVELENGHVVTAHISGKMRKNYIRILTGDKVRVELTPYDLSKGRITYRAR
- the clpA gene encoding ATP-dependent Clp protease ATP-binding subunit ClpA → MLNRELEVTLNLAFKEARSKRHEFMTVEHLLLALLDNEAAATVLRACGANLDKLKHDLQEFIDSTTPLIPVNDEDRETQPTLGFQRVLQRAVFHVQSSGKREVTGANVLVAIFSEQESQAVFLLKQQSVARIDVVNYIAHGISKVPGHGPQSESDQEMQDEEGGETSSSSNPLDAYASNLNELARAGRIDPLVGREQEVERVAQILARRRKNNPLLVGEAGVGKTAIAEGLAKRIVDGQVPDLLSQSVVYSLDLGALLAGTKYRGDFEKRFKALLGELRKRPQAILFIDEIHTIIGAGAASGGVMDASNLLKPLLSSGEIRCIGSTTFQEFRGIFEKDRALARRFQKVDVSEPSVEDTVGILRGLKGRFESHHNIEYSDEALRAAAELASRYINDRHMPDKAIDVIDEAGAYQRLQPEANRVKRIDVPQVEDIVAKIARIPPKHVTSSDKELLRNLERDLKLTVFGQDQAIDSLATAIKLSRAGLKSPDKPVGSFLFAGPTGVGKTEAARQLAKALGVELVRFDMSEYMERHTVSRLIGAPPGYVGFDQGGLLTEAITKQPHCVLLLDEIEKAHPEVFNLLLQVMDHGTLTDNNGRKADFRNVILIMTTNAGAETAARASIGFTHQDHASDAMEVIRKSFTPEFRNRLDTIIQFGRLSHETIKSIVDKFLIELQAQLEDKRVLLEVSDDARGWLAASGYDVQMGARPMARLIQDKIKRPLAEEILFGELAEHGGVVHVDLRDGELVFDFETTAEVA
- the clpS gene encoding ATP-dependent Clp protease adapter ClpS, producing MHVPSEIRLTFNQDRPQSNEDDGSGLAVQEAKPILQAPPMYKVVLFNDDYTPMDFVVEVLETFFSLNRELATKIMLTVHTEGRAVCGLFTRDIAETKAMQVNQYARESQHPLLCEIEKDG
- the cspD gene encoding cold shock domain-containing protein CspD translates to MASGKVKWFNNAKGYGFINEEGKDEDLFAHYSAIQMDGYKTLKAGQAVSFDIVQGPKGLHAINIASASTAAPAPASARPASSTADA